In one Pseudomonas tensinigenes genomic region, the following are encoded:
- a CDS encoding helix-turn-helix domain-containing protein translates to MNKPELPSIPVFKLYGESLDWPTPDLLHCETISSRSREHEWEIKPHRHADLCQLLFVFKGQAELEIEGQRTQLDTPAIQVLPPLSVHGFRFSEDVEGFIVTLATPLINHLQAQLGDSVHALASAENYPAGNDGDYLNSLFSALQAEYNGHQPAREMLMHSLVSVIMVWVSRQAIVRHKASQRPQRQREYLNGFIQLVEETYRQHVKVEDLAHRLGISVSHLNGTCRELAGQPALQIMHERQLLEAKRLLTYTSMTIYEMSELLGFSDPTNFTRLFRRRVGISPKAFRDSLKAEQ, encoded by the coding sequence ATGAACAAGCCTGAGCTGCCTTCGATTCCAGTGTTCAAGCTCTACGGTGAAAGCCTGGACTGGCCGACCCCTGACTTGCTGCACTGTGAAACCATTTCCTCCCGCAGTCGCGAACACGAGTGGGAAATCAAACCCCACCGCCATGCTGATTTGTGCCAGTTACTCTTCGTCTTCAAAGGTCAGGCAGAGCTTGAGATCGAAGGGCAGCGCACGCAACTCGACACCCCGGCCATTCAAGTGCTGCCACCGTTGTCGGTGCACGGCTTTCGTTTTTCCGAAGACGTCGAAGGGTTCATCGTTACCCTCGCCACACCGCTGATCAACCACTTGCAGGCGCAACTGGGCGATTCAGTACACGCGCTGGCCAGCGCAGAAAACTACCCGGCAGGCAACGACGGCGATTACCTCAACAGCCTGTTCTCGGCGTTGCAGGCCGAATACAACGGTCATCAACCGGCGCGAGAAATGCTCATGCATTCGCTGGTCAGCGTGATCATGGTCTGGGTCAGCCGTCAGGCGATCGTGCGCCATAAAGCCAGTCAGCGGCCGCAACGTCAGCGCGAATATCTCAATGGCTTTATTCAGTTGGTCGAGGAGACTTACCGCCAGCACGTCAAGGTCGAAGACCTGGCACATCGCCTGGGGATTTCGGTGTCGCACCTCAACGGCACGTGCCGTGAGCTGGCCGGGCAACCGGCGTTGCAGATCATGCATGAACGTCAGTTACTGGAGGCCAAGCGCTTGCTGACGTACACCAGCATGACGATTTACGAGATGTCGGAGTTGTTGGGGTTTTCCGATCCGACCAACTTCACGCGGCTGTTCCGGCGCCGGGTGGGAATCTCGCCAAAGGCTTTCCGCGACAGCCTCAAGGCCGAGCAATAA